The following DNA comes from Pseudomonas marginalis.
CTGCCGCAGAACATGGCGGTGTGTGACCAGCGCGTGACGGTGGATTACTTCCGGCTGTCCGCCGACCGTCGCCTGTTATTCGGCGGCGCCTGTCACTACTCCGGACGCGACCCCAAGGACATCGGCGCCTACATGCGGCCAAAGATGCTGCAGGTGTTCCCACAGCTGGCCGACGTGAAGATCGATTACCAATGGGGCGGCATGATCGGCATCGGCGCCAACCGCCTGCCGCAGATCGGCCGCCTGGCGGATCAGCCCAACGTGTATTACGCCCAGGCCTACGCAGGCCACGGCCTCAACGCCACACACCTGGCGGGCAAACTGCTGGCCGAAGCCATCAGCGGCCAGCAGCAGGGGCGTTTCGACCTGTTCGCCCGGGTGCCACACATCACCTTCCCCGGCGGCAAGCACCTGCGCTCGCCGCTGCTGGCCTTGGGAATGCTCTGGCACCGTCTCAAAGAGCTGGTCTGATCAATCGCGCCAGAAGGGTTTCAAGCCTTCCTGGCGGGCTTGCTCCAGGGTCAACCCAACGTCGCGCAATTGCTCGCGAGTCAAGTGCAGCAAGGCCTTGCGCGTATGGCGGCGGTGCCAGAACAAGCTCCAGCGGCTGATCTCGCGCGGCGACGTCGCCCGCTCTTGCCCAGCCTGCAATTCCTGACTGTGTAACGTCAGCCGCACATCACTCATGCCGTTCATTTTGCTGCCCCTCATTTGCCTGTTGCCATGAGTGGCTAGAATGGGCGAGCAGACAAAACCATTACAGATTCAACCAACCTTTATTAAATCCATACAGACACTGCCTATGCGCGGCTGAATCCTGTATTTTCCCCCTATCTGTACTGGTCCCCTGGGAGCGACCGCCATGACGCTTTACGTCAACCTCGCCGAATTGCTGGGCACACGCATCGAACAGGGGTTCTATCGCCCTGGTGATCGACTGCCGTCCGTACGCGCCTTGAGCGTGGAGCACGGGGTCAGCCTGAGCACCGTGCAGCAGGCGTATCGGTTGCTGGAAGACAATGGCCTGGCGATGCCCAAGCCCAAGTCTGGGTACTTTGTACCGGTGGGCCGGGAGTTGCCGGCGCTGCCCGAGGTCGGCCGCCCGGCCCAGCGCCCGGTGGAAATCTCCCAGTGGGATCTGGTGCTGGAACTGATTCGCGCCGTTCCGCGCAAAGACGTCATACAGATGGGCCGCGGCATGCCGGACGTATTGTCACCCACCCTCAAACCCCTGCTGCGCAGCCTGGCCCGCGTCAGCCGGCGCCAGGATCTGCCGGGGCTGTATTACGACAATATTCTCGGCTGTATGGAACTACGCGAGCAAATCGCCCGGCTGTCATTGGATTCTGGCTGCCAACTGACGGCCGAGGACATCGTGATTACCACCGGCTGCCACGAGGCGCTGTCCGCCAGCATCCACGCCATCTGCGAGCCGGGCGATATCGTCGCGGTGGACTCGCCCAGCTTCCACGGGGCCATGCAGACCCTCAAGGGCCTGGGCATGAAAGCCCTGGAAATCCCCACCGACCCGATCACCGGCATCAGCCTCGAAGCCCTGGAACTGGCACTGGAACAGTGGCCGATCAAGGTCATCCAGCTGACCCCCAACTGCAATAACCCGCTGGGCTACATCATGCCGGAAGCGCGCAAACGCGCATTGCTGACCCTGGCCCAGCGCTTTGACGTCGCGATCATCGAAGACGATGTGTATGGCGAACTGGCCTACAGCTACCCACGCCCGCGCACCATCAAATCCTTCGACGAAGACGGTCGTGTGCTGCTGTGCAGTTCGTTCTCCAAGACCCTGGCGCCAGGCCTGCGCATTGGTTGGGTCGCTCCGGGCCGGTACCTGGAGCGGGTACTGCACATGAAGTACATCAGCACCGGCTCCACCGCCACGCAGCCGCAGATCGCAATTGCCGAGTTTCTCAAAGGGGGTCATTTCGAACCGCATTTGCGACGGATGCGCACACAATACCAGCGTAATCGCGACCTGATGCTCGACTGGGTCAGCCGCTACTTCCCTGCCGGCACCCGCGCCAGCCGCCCACAAGGCAGCTTCATGCTGTGGATAGAACTGCCGGAAGGCTTCGACACCCTCAAGCTCAACCGCGCACTGGTGGAACAAGGCGTACAGGTGGCTGTGGGAAGCATCTTTTCCGCGTCGGGCAAGTACCGTAACTGCCTGCGCATGAACTACGCTGCCAAGCCTACCGCCCAGATTGAAGAGGCCGTGCGCAAAGTCGGCGCTGCCGCGATCAAGATGCTGGCCGAAACGGTGGACTGACCTTTCGCAAGAAACCGCCGTCATATGTCGACAACCGCCCTGACCTGGACACGACTCCCTTGATGATTCGACGGCTTTTACCGTTTTTCCTGCTGGGAGCCCTGGCCTTGAGCGGCTGCGCCACGGTGAGTACCCCGCGCATACCCAGCGATGCCCTGCCGGCCGCCCAATCGTCGTTCGGCCGCTCGATCCAGGCCCAGGCCGCGCCTTACCAGGGCCGTTCAGGTTTTCGCCTGCTGCCCAACAGCAGCGAAGCCTTCATGGCCCGCGCCGAGCTGATCCGCAATGCCCAGACCAGCCTTGACCTGC
Coding sequences within:
- a CDS encoding DUF1127 domain-containing protein — protein: MNGMSDVRLTLHSQELQAGQERATSPREISRWSLFWHRRHTRKALLHLTREQLRDVGLTLEQARQEGLKPFWRD
- a CDS encoding PLP-dependent aminotransferase family protein, which gives rise to MTLYVNLAELLGTRIEQGFYRPGDRLPSVRALSVEHGVSLSTVQQAYRLLEDNGLAMPKPKSGYFVPVGRELPALPEVGRPAQRPVEISQWDLVLELIRAVPRKDVIQMGRGMPDVLSPTLKPLLRSLARVSRRQDLPGLYYDNILGCMELREQIARLSLDSGCQLTAEDIVITTGCHEALSASIHAICEPGDIVAVDSPSFHGAMQTLKGLGMKALEIPTDPITGISLEALELALEQWPIKVIQLTPNCNNPLGYIMPEARKRALLTLAQRFDVAIIEDDVYGELAYSYPRPRTIKSFDEDGRVLLCSSFSKTLAPGLRIGWVAPGRYLERVLHMKYISTGSTATQPQIAIAEFLKGGHFEPHLRRMRTQYQRNRDLMLDWVSRYFPAGTRASRPQGSFMLWIELPEGFDTLKLNRALVEQGVQVAVGSIFSASGKYRNCLRMNYAAKPTAQIEEAVRKVGAAAIKMLAETVD